The Candidatus Zixiibacteriota bacterium genome segment AGGGTGAGCCATTGACAGTGGCGAAGGTCGCCGCCGTGCAGGCCGCCAAGAACACCAGCCAGATCATCCCCTACTGCCATCCGATCCCGGTTGACGCCGTGAACGTCGATTTCACGCTTCTCCCCACGGAGATCCGGATCGAAACCGCCGTCACGGCGGTTCACAAGACCGGCGTGGAGATGGAGGCGCTGACCGCCGCCGCGGTGGCGGCATTGACCCTGTATGACATGCTCAAGCCGCTCGACGACTCACTGGAGATCACCGGCATCCGGCTGGTGCGCAAACGCGGCGGCAAGGACGAGTTCCGCGATTCCTTTGCCCAGCCGTTGCGGGCGGCGGTGCTCGTGCTTTCCGATTCGATCGCCGCCGGTGCCAAGAGCGATGCGTCCGGCCGGTTGATCGTCGAACGGCTGCGCATGGAGGGGGTCGAGGTCGCGGACTACAAGATCATCCCGGATGAGCAAACCCTCATCGAGACGGAATTGTGTCGATATGCCGACGATCTGCAACTCGACCTGGTCATGACCACCGGGGGCACAGGGTTGGGGCCGCGCGATCAGACACCCGAAGCGATGAGTCGCGTGATCGAACGGGAGGTTCCCGGGATCGCGGAGGCCGCGCGCACCTATGGCCAACAGCGAACGCCCTTCGCGATGCTGTCGCGCGGCCGTGCCGGGGTCAGGGGCCGCACGTTGATCGTCAATCTCCCCGGCTCACGCCGGGGTGTGGCCGAATCGCTCGATGCCCTGTTCCCCGGACTGCTCCACATCTTCAAGATGCTTGCCGGTGGCGGACATCCCGCCGATCCGGCCCGGTCAGCGGAGCCAGGCGAATGATCGACTATTCCGACGCACTAAGTATGGTACTCAGGCAGACCGGTCCGCTTGGTGTGCAGCGCGTGCGACTGGAGGACTCACCTGGGTGCGTACTCGCCAGGCCGTTGCGCGCCCGTTACGACTCGCCGCGTTTTTCCCAATCGGCGATGGATGGATATGCCGTGCGTGCGGCCGACCTGCGCGGCGCGGCAGCACGCGCTCCCGTCCCGCTGGAGTTGGTGGGAGCCGCCTATGCCGGGCGGCCGTCGCGGGCGATCGTCCGCAGAGGCACAGCGGTCGGGATCATGACCGGTGCGCCGCTGCCGCGCGGCGCCGACACCGTCGTCATGAAAGAAGTTTGCACAGAGCACGATTCCGGGCTGATCGTTCGTGAGGCGGCGCGACGCGGCGACAATGTCCGTCGCCGGGGTGAAGAGTACCGTAAACGTGCGCTCTTATTGCCCGCCGGTACGCGGATCACACCGCCGGTCATCGGCCTGGTGGCCGCAGCGGGTCATGCATCGGTCACCGTCTATCGCAAACCGACAGTCGTCCTGATTGTGACCGGCGATGAGCTGCGTCGGCCGGGCCAGTCACTGCGTGCCGGGGAGATCCATGACTCAAACTCCCCGGCTCTGGCTGCAGCTCTGCAAGAACTGGGAATCGGAGCCGGCAGGATCGTGCATACGAAGGACCGTACGTCCCCCATCCGGAACCATCTCCGCCGTGCGCTGAGCTCCGCCGATGTGCTCATTACTGTTGGTGGCGTGTCGGTCGGCGACCGGGATCTGGTGAAGCCGATTCTGGAGGAGCTGGGTGTGCATACGCTCTTCTGGAAGGTCGCGATCAAGCCCGGGAAACCAAACTACTTTGGCGTCTATCGCCCGCAAGGGCGCCACCGACCTCCTCGCATGACGCGCACGTCCCATGCGCTCGTCTTCGGCCTCCCCGGTAATCCGGTATCGGCGCTGTTGTCTTTCCATCAACTGGTCAAGCCGGCCCTCCTGAAGATCCTCGGCCTGAAGAACCACGCGCCGGGGACTTCGGTTGCGACACTCGCCAAACCCCTGCGCAAGAAGGCCGGTCGTCTGGAGTGGGTGCGCGGTGTCACCCGTCGGGAGGACGGCAGACTGCTGGTGACGCCGACGGCAGCGCAGGAATCCCACATGCTCACTGGTCTGGCACAGGCGGAGTGTTTAATTGATTGTCCCGTAGAGCAAACAGACCTGCGCGTCGGCGCCGATGTCAATATCCGGCTTCTGGAGTGGCGGCAGTGAAGCCCGATTCCCCGCGACAGG includes the following:
- the moaCB gene encoding bifunctional molybdenum cofactor biosynthesis protein MoaC/MoaB; translated protein: MLDVSRKFTTLRTATATATLRALPETLALVREGKVPKGEPLTVAKVAAVQAAKNTSQIIPYCHPIPVDAVNVDFTLLPTEIRIETAVTAVHKTGVEMEALTAAAVAALTLYDMLKPLDDSLEITGIRLVRKRGGKDEFRDSFAQPLRAAVLVLSDSIAAGAKSDASGRLIVERLRMEGVEVADYKIIPDEQTLIETELCRYADDLQLDLVMTTGGTGLGPRDQTPEAMSRVIEREVPGIAEAARTYGQQRTPFAMLSRGRAGVRGRTLIVNLPGSRRGVAESLDALFPGLLHIFKMLAGGGHPADPARSAEPGE
- the glp gene encoding gephyrin-like molybdotransferase Glp produces the protein MIDYSDALSMVLRQTGPLGVQRVRLEDSPGCVLARPLRARYDSPRFSQSAMDGYAVRAADLRGAAARAPVPLELVGAAYAGRPSRAIVRRGTAVGIMTGAPLPRGADTVVMKEVCTEHDSGLIVREAARRGDNVRRRGEEYRKRALLLPAGTRITPPVIGLVAAAGHASVTVYRKPTVVLIVTGDELRRPGQSLRAGEIHDSNSPALAAALQELGIGAGRIVHTKDRTSPIRNHLRRALSSADVLITVGGVSVGDRDLVKPILEELGVHTLFWKVAIKPGKPNYFGVYRPQGRHRPPRMTRTSHALVFGLPGNPVSALLSFHQLVKPALLKILGLKNHAPGTSVATLAKPLRKKAGRLEWVRGVTRREDGRLLVTPTAAQESHMLTGLAQAECLIDCPVEQTDLRVGADVNIRLLEWRQ